One Methanolacinia paynteri genomic region harbors:
- a CDS encoding PepSY domain-containing protein, with product MVLKIEHYSLLLIVVFIITILSGGCANSSYDPGIENPITTVPTAEQTTIPASLYENSTLKVKLPGPIDPPAPPVSYDDETKQMLVENAKKEILRVFPEIKESSLNDYKWDAGNYGGYYAPVIKFENVVDESKTKERLAKDKWFTEHIVEISVDPETGQILDYKGLTGYSGTPEEIISYEVAKEHAMDFFINAIGEEQYNENKDNYSVYVMDNKIAYKNDAFTTISLIIHNSHNGVKYMGDRAIVEYDLTIDAVDNYVNFFRDPEFHTKITTLSPEPDITLDEAKEIFEAKMNENNPGKDLKIEYHENYEGAVLPSGYYCSLNWLDSAYYMNISDGYVREPLKLVWRFYFNTGDMRNNPSETVRQVCVDAHTGEIVYLKYRDICIPANI from the coding sequence ATGGTTTTAAAAATCGAGCATTATTCTCTCTTATTAATAGTAGTTTTTATAATTACTATTCTTTCAGGAGGGTGTGCAAACAGTTCATATGATCCTGGTATAGAAAATCCCATCACTACAGTGCCAACCGCTGAACAAACGACTATTCCTGCAAGTTTATATGAAAACAGCACTCTTAAAGTAAAACTGCCCGGACCTATAGATCCTCCTGCTCCTCCGGTCTCTTATGATGACGAAACGAAACAAATGCTGGTTGAAAATGCTAAAAAAGAAATATTGAGAGTTTTTCCAGAAATCAAGGAATCATCATTAAACGATTATAAATGGGATGCAGGTAATTATGGCGGGTACTATGCTCCTGTAATAAAATTTGAAAATGTTGTCGATGAATCCAAAACAAAAGAAAGACTTGCAAAAGATAAATGGTTTACAGAACATATCGTAGAGATATCAGTTGATCCGGAAACAGGGCAAATATTGGATTATAAAGGACTTACCGGTTATTCAGGAACTCCCGAAGAGATCATATCATATGAGGTAGCTAAAGAACATGCAATGGATTTCTTTATAAATGCAATAGGAGAGGAACAATATAATGAAAACAAGGATAATTATTCCGTTTATGTAATGGATAATAAAATTGCATATAAAAACGATGCATTCACGACTATCAGTTTAATTATACACAATTCCCATAACGGGGTTAAATACATGGGTGACAGGGCTATAGTCGAATATGATTTGACAATCGATGCAGTTGATAACTATGTAAACTTCTTCAGGGACCCTGAATTCCATACGAAAATCACCACTTTGTCTCCTGAACCTGATATAACACTGGACGAAGCGAAGGAAATTTTTGAAGCGAAAATGAATGAAAATAACCCGGGGAAAGATCTTAAGATAGAATATCACGAAAATTACGAAGGTGCGGTCTTACCGTCGGGTTACTATTGCTCGCTTAACTGGCTGGATTCAGCGTATTATATGAATATCAGTGACGGTTATGTACGTGAGCCCCTCAAACTCGTATGGCGGTTCTATTTTAATACCGGGGATATGAGAAATAATCCATCTGAAACTGTCCGCCAGGTCTGTGTCGATGCACATACGGGAGAGATTGTGTATCTCAAATATAGAGATATTTGCATTCCTGCCAACATATAA
- a CDS encoding ABC transporter ATP-binding protein, with product MIKTENLTKEYNGKNAVDNLNLEVGDGEVFGFLGPNGAGKSTTILMLTGMIEPTSGTCTIEGVNVALNPLKGKEILGYLPEDVGFYRNLTGYENLDYLGKFYPIEKSEREDRIERLLKSVRLNGVTQKVGEYSRGMNQRLGLALALLNDPKVVILDEPTANLDPEGVLRYREIIKELEKEGKTVLICSHILSEVRAVCTTLGIISQGKLVAKGSVEEVEDELIRQSGTRQKIVIKSINPDLYAEIESIKNPDILEIEKTNDRIEISVESDIRPVLAEKLKDHCSGITEMYLDRPVLEDLFLKVYRRE from the coding sequence ATGATAAAAACTGAAAACCTCACCAAGGAATACAACGGAAAAAACGCGGTCGACAACCTCAACCTCGAAGTCGGAGACGGGGAAGTCTTCGGTTTTCTCGGCCCGAACGGGGCGGGAAAGAGTACGACCATCCTGATGCTCACGGGAATGATCGAGCCCACCTCCGGTACATGCACGATAGAAGGAGTAAACGTTGCGTTAAATCCGCTCAAGGGAAAGGAGATCCTCGGTTACCTCCCTGAAGATGTCGGGTTCTACAGGAATCTCACCGGGTACGAAAATCTCGACTACCTCGGAAAATTCTACCCTATTGAAAAAAGCGAGAGGGAAGATCGGATCGAGAGACTCTTAAAAAGCGTCAGGCTCAACGGGGTAACCCAGAAAGTAGGCGAATATTCAAGGGGAATGAACCAGAGACTCGGGCTCGCCCTTGCTCTTTTGAACGACCCGAAGGTCGTGATCCTCGACGAACCGACTGCAAACCTAGACCCGGAAGGAGTACTCAGGTACAGGGAGATAATAAAAGAGCTGGAAAAAGAAGGAAAGACAGTCCTTATCTGCTCACATATCCTCTCCGAAGTCCGGGCAGTCTGCACGACACTCGGAATAATCTCGCAGGGAAAACTCGTTGCAAAAGGGTCCGTCGAAGAAGTCGAAGACGAACTCATCAGGCAGAGCGGCACAAGGCAGAAGATCGTTATCAAATCCATAAACCCGGATCTTTATGCAGAGATCGAGTCGATCAAAAATCCCGACATTCTTGAGATCGAAAAGACGAATGACCGTATCGAGATCTCGGTTGAAAGTGATATCCGGCCTGTCCTCGCAGAAAAATTAAAAGATCACTGCTCAGGAATAACAGAGATGTATCTTGACCGGCCGGTGCTTGAAGACTTATTTCTGAAGGTTTACAGGAGGGAATAG